In Candidatus Eisenbacteria bacterium, the genomic window TTCGCCGAACTCCTTCTCCTCCACGCGGTACTCGTGATACTCGTTTCGCGTGCAGCCCTGGTGGACCAGCATGCCGTACCACTCCGTAGGGGTGCCGAGGCGGTCCAGGTGCAAGGGGACACCGCCCACCAGCGCCGTGAGGGTCCCGACCACCACGGACGGATGGCATGGACAGCCGGGGAGGTTGATCACCGGCATGCCGCTCCCGGAGGTCCAGGAGTCGCCCAGGAATCCCCCCTTTTGATCGCGGGTGAACTGAACGCCGCAAGCCTCCACCTCGCAGCTCGCCGGAATGCCGCCGAAGCTGGCGCACGTCCCGACGGCGATCACGTGTTCCGCCCGCGCGGCGAGCGCGGCGAGAAGGTCCTTCTTCGGGCGGCCGCTATGGGTGGCGTACATCCCCGTACCGGTGGGTCCGCGGATGACCGAGCCCTCCACGCATAGAATATGAAGGGGAAGGTCCCCCGCCGTGATCGCGCCGACCGTTCTCTCACGCTCCTTCGCATCGCACGCCGTCATGGAAGGGTGCCAGAGAACGCGCAGATCCAGTTTGTCCAATACCTGAACAAATCCCGGGGAATCGGCGCAAAGAAGGGACATGGTGTCGCCGCCGCAGGCGCCGCACTGCAACCAGAAAAGATTCAAGGACATGACCGCCCCCCTCAGTCTCCTTTATTCATGGCCGGCAAGACCCCGCCGATCAATTCGGCGACCCTCTCCGGCGCTTTGTACTTGGCCGGCCGGTCGAGTTCGTCGAGCAATC contains:
- a CDS encoding NADH:ubiquinone oxidoreductase, whose protein sequence is MSLNLFWLQCGACGGDTMSLLCADSPGFVQVLDKLDLRVLWHPSMTACDAKERERTVGAITAGDLPLHILCVEGSVIRGPTGTGMYATHSGRPKKDLLAALAARAEHVIAVGTCASFGGIPASCEVEACGVQFTRDQKGGFLGDSWTSGSGMPVINLPGCPCHPSVVVGTLTALVGGVPLHLDRLGTPTEWYGMLVHQGCTRNEYHEYRVEEKEFGERGCLFFHMGCHGPLAHGPCNKLLWNRRSSKTRAGVPCFGCTKPGFPQATPFFETPNIENLPIELPEGVDRAHYMAYKGMAAAAAPERLLGRENEV